In the genome of Fundulus heteroclitus isolate FHET01 unplaced genomic scaffold, MU-UCD_Fhet_4.1 scaffold_36, whole genome shotgun sequence, one region contains:
- the LOC105934394 gene encoding uncharacterized protein LOC105934394 isoform X1 — MRASVFTVRFLLMICGCFMRQTRVGGQSEGVAAGFLSAGLVQTECRDRYLWIRVASVQTPRFEAVDDDGVHAISTQLASRCGYTISAFRVDGSTVLRASFHSCFTHNQNDEVFTFKFNVMLNDGGGGAMSSRSVSAVCPGLSWTHREVTCEEDYMEVNVKRDSSCGGQGVEGRRAWQEAFFKAQRTASSSWQLMFLQSDGQTTSMSVPEAERWGYSLVATSQRVVLRSPFNQPHSEVTMVDGVPVETVQVSLFFKQKLVLVITDMSMACTLNSGSFDGTRLLWDVPQVLPALAVEGAEFKSRSFSLGLEGFLLDVASATSRGLSLVHQGGMVKIGVPFGSEGGFRKSLVVKNVYQESYTALLMYEHVFSLVFDDGHSVDTKHRTFKVLETPLIRRTPFSLNQTIGEHQEFKVYLGNIPADVMLEDIWINGQHPLMLGKPEQGLSVGPIVHLNGSKAYELRLPFNDPTVQRTNVGGSVVQYSIDLNLTLTILPQRESYYHQDLITAQVFDAFPQEITAYCLDGGISFSIIGASQSLWEVGVDHKPLTEQLVAQRGYRLHNDSHRIVLDVPVFSVGYTYEGINLSNFYGTFKLLLRDSKTLAVQASTSKRCLFRTEDMIVCSADGTMTVVATPTSTWPMVRPERTSLLDRRCKPKETDGSRVLFEFMVDSCGTRASVGEWYIVYENEILQERLLVADGPNFISREPQFKVTVRCFYPLSAVNRVSLDRTFASPTPGIGSVRVVESQRDSMKKPCLYQHPENTHAPSDKLHLTQSPLGTLPFPSFVPRPKPGKSRFITVPGGKNKMLPSSNPDRSSKTATQQVSRFYPLTDVENLNAPVENSEGGPSEGYMTLASFHRIPKGPVSRNPGSSSQTRVSLNKFPEGTKGTGLPWIRHVSGQRDIAHHPSLQSLSVDSSSGTADQKQPTLSLYGSSGVGMAVGEVKNPVYQPQYHYEPTQTPQHPTFQQPPDHMGNELPQPSRQEMLHPADGKSAVPHQSDLLQRFLYSKLTTSPFHNVQNMEGLGPVEQNIQSAVQNVRVKPPSKFVSSVLRLNQKPVVQLTDFQSPNLSKYVAGMTPLGEGNYWFYRQTTENRGSQPGEHIPERPGVSTPMQEPVLQSVLDQSLVINLTDPSPSQVKHSCPQVSQFSGQMEHRPLRAETNEQKPESSSSQRPVLPKCGSYLIRVKPAGLAVRFKARDPSEPSQNQEHSDGILPTPSLTKNPRLANTGVKPLTTGQVNRQTGGTSPLTTGQVNRQTDQTGSDAKSLIHSTDCGGEAGLYGTSVHQGIIRGGRL; from the exons ATGAGAGCTTCTGTGTTCACTGTGCG GTTCCTCTTGATGATCTGCGGCTGCTTCATGAGACAAACGAGGGTCGGGGGCCAGTCGGAGG GTGTTGCAGCGGGTTTTCTGTCTGCAGGTTTGGTGCAGACAGAGTGTCGGGACCGCTACCTGTGGATCCGTGTTGCTTCGGTGCAGACGCCTCGCTTTGAAGCCGTCG ACGATGACGGCGTCCACGCCATCAGCACGCAGCTGGCCTCACGCTGTGGTTACACCATCAGCGCCTTCAGGGTGGACGGCTCCACCGTCCTCAGAGCGTCGTTTCACTCCTGCTTCACCCACAACCAG AACGACGAGGTGTTCACCTTTAAGTTCAACGTGATGCTGAACGACGGCGGTGGCGGCGCGATGAGCAGCCGGTCTGTTTCCGCGGTCTGTCCTGGTCTCAGCTGGACCCACAGAGAGGTCACCTGTGAGGAGGACTACATGGAG GTCAACGTGAAGAGAGATTCTTCATGTGGCGGTCAGGGGGTGGAGGGTAGACGGGCGTGGCAGGAAGCTTTCTTTAAG GCTCAGAGGACGGCCAGTTCTTCCTGGCAGCTGATGTTCCTGCAGAGCGACGGACAGACCACCTCCATGTCCGTCCCAGAGGCAGAGAGGTGGGGCTACAGCCTGGTGGCCACCTCTCAGAGGGTGGTACTTCGATCTCCTTTCAATCAGCCACATTCTGAGGTCACCATG GTTGATGGTGTTCCTGTAGAGACTGTCCAGGTGTCTCTGTTCTTTAAGCAGAAGCTTGTACTGGTGATTACTGACATGTCCATGGCCTGCACGCTCA ATTCAGGATCGTTTGATGGCACTCGGTTGCTCTGGGACGTCCCTCAGGTCCTACCCGCTCTGGCTGTGGAGGGAGCAGAGTTTAAAAGTCGAAGCTTCAGTCTGGGACTGGAGGGTTTCCTGCTGGATGTAGCTTCTGCCACCTCCAGAGGGCTCAGCCTGGTTCACCAAGGAGGAATGGTGAAGATCGGAGTTCCTTTCGGGTCAGAAGGAGGCTTCAGGAAG AGTTTGGTGGTGAAAAATGTTTACCAGGAGTCTTATACGGCCCTCCTGATGTATGAACATGTCTTCTCTCTGGTCTTTGATGATGGCCACAGCGTCGACACCAAACACAGAACATTCAAAGTGCTTGAGACGCCGCTGATCCGTAGGACACCGTTCAGCCTCAACC AGACCATTGGTGAGCATCAGGAGTTCAAGGTCTACCTGGGGAACATTCCAGCGGATGTCATGTTGGAGGACATCTGGATCAACGGACAGCATCCGCTGATGTTGGGAAAACCAGAGCAGGGTCTCAGCGTCGGTCCGATTGTTCACCTGAACGGCAGCAAAGCCTACGAGCTGCGACTACCCTTCAACGACCCTACCGTGCAGAGGACG AACGTGGGTGGAAGTGTAGTACAGTACTCGATCGATTTAAACCTCACCTTAACCATCCTGCCCCAGAGGGAGTCCTACTACCACCAGGACCTCATCACAGCACAAGTTTTTGACGCAT TCCCTCAAGAGATAACGGCTTACTGTTTGGACGGAGGAATTTCCTTCAGCATCATCGGAGCGTCTCAAAGTCTCTGGGAAGTGGGAGTCGACCACAAGCCTCTGACGGAGCAGCTGGTGGCCCAGAGAGGATACCGCCTCCACAACGACAGCCACAGAATCGTCCTGGACGTCCCCGTTTTCTCTGTCGGATACACTTATGAG GGCATCAACTTGTCAAACTTTTATGGAACATTTAAGCTTCTTTTAAGAGACTCCAAAACACTAGCGGTCCAGGCGTCCACCTCCAAGCGATGCCTCTTCAGAACAGAAGACATGATCG TTTGTTCAGCAGATGGTACCATGACGGTGGTGGCGACTCCGACCTCCACGTGGCCCATGGTGAGACCTGAGAGAACCTCTCTGCTGGACCGACGCTGCAAACCAAAGGAGACTGATGGCTCCAGAGTCCTGTTTGAATTTATGGTGGACTCCTGTGGAACCAGAGCCTCG GTCGGGGAATGGTACATAGTTTACGAGAACGAGATTCTCCAAGAACGACTCCTGGTTGCAGACGGGCCGAACTTCATCTCTAGGGAACCTCAGTTCAA GGTAACGGTGAGGTGCTTCTATCCTCTGAGTGCGGTCAACAGAGTTTCTTTGGACCGGACCTTCGCCTCACCGACTCCTGGAATTGGATCAGTGAGGGTTGTCGAGAGCCAAAGAG ATTCCATGAAGAAACCATGTCTGTATCAGCATCCAGAGAATACCCATGCCCCATCCGACAAGCTCCACCTAACCCAATCTCCGTTGGGAACCCTGCCTTTTCCGAGCTTCGTGCCTCGACCCAAACCAGGAAAGAGCCGCTTCATCACGGTACCGGGAGGAAAAAACAAGATGCTCCCCTCCTCAAACCCGGACCGTTCTTCAAAAACAGCAACCCAGCAAGTCTCTCG GTTTTATCCATTAACTGATGTGGAAAACCTCAACGCTCCAGTAGAGAACTCTGAGGGAGGGCCGAGTGAAGGGTATATGACCTTAGCGTCATTTCACAGGATTCCCAAAGGTCCAGTCAGTAGAAACCCGGGAAGCTCAAGTCAGACACGTGTGAGTCTGAACAAGTTCCCTGAAGGCACCAAGGGCACTGGTCTACCCTGGATTCGGCACGTTTCTGGTCAAAGAGACATTGCTCACCATCCATCACTCCAGAGTCTTTCAGTTGATTCCTCATCTGGCACTGCAGACCAAAAGCAGCCAACTTTAAGCCTCTATGGGTCCTCAGGTGTTGGGATGGCAGTCGGTGAGGTTAAGAACCCAGTCTACCAACCTCAGTATCATTATGAGCCAACTCAAACCCCTCAACACCCTACTTTCCAGCAGCCACCAGATCACATGGGGAATGAACTCCCCCAGCCAAGCAGACAAGAAATGCTTCATCCGGCTGATGGTAAAAGTGCTGTCCCACACCAGTCTGACCTCCTGCAGAGGTTTCTCTACAGCAAACTGACAACTTCACCCTTCCATAATGTCCAAAATATGGAAGGACTTGGACCAGTTGAACAGAATATTCAGTCAGCAGTGCAGAACGTCAGAGTGAAACCTCCCAGCAAGTTTGTCTCTTCTGTACTGCGTCTCAACCAAAAGCCCGTTGTTCAACTGACGGACTTCCAAAGTCCTAACCTCTCCAAGTACGTCGCTGGTATGACGCCTCTCGGTGAAGGGAACTATTGGTTCTATCGACAAACTACTGAGAACAGAGGGTCCCAACCAGGAGAACACATCCCAGAGAGACCAGGTGTCTCCACACCTATGCAGGAACCTGTTCTTCAGAGTGTTCTGGATCAGTCCTTGGTCATCAACTTAACTGATCCTTCTCCCAGCCAGGTGAAGCACAGCTGCCCACAGGTTTCTCAGTTCTCTGGCCAAATGGAGCACCGGCCTTTAAGGGCTGagacaaatgaacaaaaaccgGAATCCAGTTCTTCTCAAAGACCTGTTCTTCCAAAGTGTG GATCTTACCTCATCAGAGTGAAACCAGCTGGTCTTGCAGTGAGGTTCAAGGCTCGGGACCCGTCTGAGCCTTCACAGAACCAGGAGCACTCTGATGGCATTCTGCCAACTCCTTCATTAACCAAGAACCCAAGACTGGCCAATACTGGAGTCAAACCCCTAACCACAGGACAAGTCAATCGTCAAACAGGGGGGACGAGTCCCCTAACCACAGGACAAGTCAATCGTCAAACGGACCAAACTGGTTCTGATGCAAAATCATTGATCCACAGCACAGACTGTGGAGGTGAAGCCGGTCTGTATGGAACCAGTGTTCACCAAGGAATCATCAGAG GTGGGCGGCTCTGA
- the LOC105934394 gene encoding uncharacterized protein LOC105934394 isoform X3, whose product MRASVFTVRFLLMICGCFMRQTRVGGQSEGLVQTECRDRYLWIRVASVQTPRFEAVDDDGVHAISTQLASRCGYTISAFRVDGSTVLRASFHSCFTHNQNDEVFTFKFNVMLNDGGGGAMSSRSVSAVCPGLSWTHREVTCEEDYMEVNVKRDSSCGGQGVEGRRAWQEAFFKAQRTASSSWQLMFLQSDGQTTSMSVPEAERWGYSLVATSQRVVLRSPFNQPHSEVTMVDGVPVETVQVSLFFKQKLVLVITDMSMACTLNSGSFDGTRLLWDVPQVLPALAVEGAEFKSRSFSLGLEGFLLDVASATSRGLSLVHQGGMVKIGVPFGSEGGFRKSLVVKNVYQESYTALLMYEHVFSLVFDDGHSVDTKHRTFKVLETPLIRRTPFSLNQTIGEHQEFKVYLGNIPADVMLEDIWINGQHPLMLGKPEQGLSVGPIVHLNGSKAYELRLPFNDPTVQRTNVGGSVVQYSIDLNLTLTILPQRESYYHQDLITAQVFDAFPQEITAYCLDGGISFSIIGASQSLWEVGVDHKPLTEQLVAQRGYRLHNDSHRIVLDVPVFSVGYTYEGINLSNFYGTFKLLLRDSKTLAVQASTSKRCLFRTEDMIVCSADGTMTVVATPTSTWPMVRPERTSLLDRRCKPKETDGSRVLFEFMVDSCGTRASVGEWYIVYENEILQERLLVADGPNFISREPQFKVTVRCFYPLSAVNRVSLDRTFASPTPGIGSVRVVESQRDSMKKPCLYQHPENTHAPSDKLHLTQSPLGTLPFPSFVPRPKPGKSRFITVPGGKNKMLPSSNPDRSSKTATQQVSRFYPLTDVENLNAPVENSEGGPSEGYMTLASFHRIPKGPVSRNPGSSSQTRVSLNKFPEGTKGTGLPWIRHVSGQRDIAHHPSLQSLSVDSSSGTADQKQPTLSLYGSSGVGMAVGEVKNPVYQPQYHYEPTQTPQHPTFQQPPDHMGNELPQPSRQEMLHPADGKSAVPHQSDLLQRFLYSKLTTSPFHNVQNMEGLGPVEQNIQSAVQNVRVKPPSKFVSSVLRLNQKPVVQLTDFQSPNLSKYVAGMTPLGEGNYWFYRQTTENRGSQPGEHIPERPGVSTPMQEPVLQSVLDQSLVINLTDPSPSQVKHSCPQVSQFSGQMEHRPLRAETNEQKPESSSSQRPVLPKCGSYLIRVKPAGLAVRFKARDPSEPSQNQEHSDGILPTPSLTKNPRLANTGVKPLTTGQVNRQTGGTSPLTTGQVNRQTDQTGSDAKSLIHSTDCGGEAGLYGTSVHQGIIRGGRL is encoded by the exons ATGAGAGCTTCTGTGTTCACTGTGCG GTTCCTCTTGATGATCTGCGGCTGCTTCATGAGACAAACGAGGGTCGGGGGCCAGTCGGAGG GTTTGGTGCAGACAGAGTGTCGGGACCGCTACCTGTGGATCCGTGTTGCTTCGGTGCAGACGCCTCGCTTTGAAGCCGTCG ACGATGACGGCGTCCACGCCATCAGCACGCAGCTGGCCTCACGCTGTGGTTACACCATCAGCGCCTTCAGGGTGGACGGCTCCACCGTCCTCAGAGCGTCGTTTCACTCCTGCTTCACCCACAACCAG AACGACGAGGTGTTCACCTTTAAGTTCAACGTGATGCTGAACGACGGCGGTGGCGGCGCGATGAGCAGCCGGTCTGTTTCCGCGGTCTGTCCTGGTCTCAGCTGGACCCACAGAGAGGTCACCTGTGAGGAGGACTACATGGAG GTCAACGTGAAGAGAGATTCTTCATGTGGCGGTCAGGGGGTGGAGGGTAGACGGGCGTGGCAGGAAGCTTTCTTTAAG GCTCAGAGGACGGCCAGTTCTTCCTGGCAGCTGATGTTCCTGCAGAGCGACGGACAGACCACCTCCATGTCCGTCCCAGAGGCAGAGAGGTGGGGCTACAGCCTGGTGGCCACCTCTCAGAGGGTGGTACTTCGATCTCCTTTCAATCAGCCACATTCTGAGGTCACCATG GTTGATGGTGTTCCTGTAGAGACTGTCCAGGTGTCTCTGTTCTTTAAGCAGAAGCTTGTACTGGTGATTACTGACATGTCCATGGCCTGCACGCTCA ATTCAGGATCGTTTGATGGCACTCGGTTGCTCTGGGACGTCCCTCAGGTCCTACCCGCTCTGGCTGTGGAGGGAGCAGAGTTTAAAAGTCGAAGCTTCAGTCTGGGACTGGAGGGTTTCCTGCTGGATGTAGCTTCTGCCACCTCCAGAGGGCTCAGCCTGGTTCACCAAGGAGGAATGGTGAAGATCGGAGTTCCTTTCGGGTCAGAAGGAGGCTTCAGGAAG AGTTTGGTGGTGAAAAATGTTTACCAGGAGTCTTATACGGCCCTCCTGATGTATGAACATGTCTTCTCTCTGGTCTTTGATGATGGCCACAGCGTCGACACCAAACACAGAACATTCAAAGTGCTTGAGACGCCGCTGATCCGTAGGACACCGTTCAGCCTCAACC AGACCATTGGTGAGCATCAGGAGTTCAAGGTCTACCTGGGGAACATTCCAGCGGATGTCATGTTGGAGGACATCTGGATCAACGGACAGCATCCGCTGATGTTGGGAAAACCAGAGCAGGGTCTCAGCGTCGGTCCGATTGTTCACCTGAACGGCAGCAAAGCCTACGAGCTGCGACTACCCTTCAACGACCCTACCGTGCAGAGGACG AACGTGGGTGGAAGTGTAGTACAGTACTCGATCGATTTAAACCTCACCTTAACCATCCTGCCCCAGAGGGAGTCCTACTACCACCAGGACCTCATCACAGCACAAGTTTTTGACGCAT TCCCTCAAGAGATAACGGCTTACTGTTTGGACGGAGGAATTTCCTTCAGCATCATCGGAGCGTCTCAAAGTCTCTGGGAAGTGGGAGTCGACCACAAGCCTCTGACGGAGCAGCTGGTGGCCCAGAGAGGATACCGCCTCCACAACGACAGCCACAGAATCGTCCTGGACGTCCCCGTTTTCTCTGTCGGATACACTTATGAG GGCATCAACTTGTCAAACTTTTATGGAACATTTAAGCTTCTTTTAAGAGACTCCAAAACACTAGCGGTCCAGGCGTCCACCTCCAAGCGATGCCTCTTCAGAACAGAAGACATGATCG TTTGTTCAGCAGATGGTACCATGACGGTGGTGGCGACTCCGACCTCCACGTGGCCCATGGTGAGACCTGAGAGAACCTCTCTGCTGGACCGACGCTGCAAACCAAAGGAGACTGATGGCTCCAGAGTCCTGTTTGAATTTATGGTGGACTCCTGTGGAACCAGAGCCTCG GTCGGGGAATGGTACATAGTTTACGAGAACGAGATTCTCCAAGAACGACTCCTGGTTGCAGACGGGCCGAACTTCATCTCTAGGGAACCTCAGTTCAA GGTAACGGTGAGGTGCTTCTATCCTCTGAGTGCGGTCAACAGAGTTTCTTTGGACCGGACCTTCGCCTCACCGACTCCTGGAATTGGATCAGTGAGGGTTGTCGAGAGCCAAAGAG ATTCCATGAAGAAACCATGTCTGTATCAGCATCCAGAGAATACCCATGCCCCATCCGACAAGCTCCACCTAACCCAATCTCCGTTGGGAACCCTGCCTTTTCCGAGCTTCGTGCCTCGACCCAAACCAGGAAAGAGCCGCTTCATCACGGTACCGGGAGGAAAAAACAAGATGCTCCCCTCCTCAAACCCGGACCGTTCTTCAAAAACAGCAACCCAGCAAGTCTCTCG GTTTTATCCATTAACTGATGTGGAAAACCTCAACGCTCCAGTAGAGAACTCTGAGGGAGGGCCGAGTGAAGGGTATATGACCTTAGCGTCATTTCACAGGATTCCCAAAGGTCCAGTCAGTAGAAACCCGGGAAGCTCAAGTCAGACACGTGTGAGTCTGAACAAGTTCCCTGAAGGCACCAAGGGCACTGGTCTACCCTGGATTCGGCACGTTTCTGGTCAAAGAGACATTGCTCACCATCCATCACTCCAGAGTCTTTCAGTTGATTCCTCATCTGGCACTGCAGACCAAAAGCAGCCAACTTTAAGCCTCTATGGGTCCTCAGGTGTTGGGATGGCAGTCGGTGAGGTTAAGAACCCAGTCTACCAACCTCAGTATCATTATGAGCCAACTCAAACCCCTCAACACCCTACTTTCCAGCAGCCACCAGATCACATGGGGAATGAACTCCCCCAGCCAAGCAGACAAGAAATGCTTCATCCGGCTGATGGTAAAAGTGCTGTCCCACACCAGTCTGACCTCCTGCAGAGGTTTCTCTACAGCAAACTGACAACTTCACCCTTCCATAATGTCCAAAATATGGAAGGACTTGGACCAGTTGAACAGAATATTCAGTCAGCAGTGCAGAACGTCAGAGTGAAACCTCCCAGCAAGTTTGTCTCTTCTGTACTGCGTCTCAACCAAAAGCCCGTTGTTCAACTGACGGACTTCCAAAGTCCTAACCTCTCCAAGTACGTCGCTGGTATGACGCCTCTCGGTGAAGGGAACTATTGGTTCTATCGACAAACTACTGAGAACAGAGGGTCCCAACCAGGAGAACACATCCCAGAGAGACCAGGTGTCTCCACACCTATGCAGGAACCTGTTCTTCAGAGTGTTCTGGATCAGTCCTTGGTCATCAACTTAACTGATCCTTCTCCCAGCCAGGTGAAGCACAGCTGCCCACAGGTTTCTCAGTTCTCTGGCCAAATGGAGCACCGGCCTTTAAGGGCTGagacaaatgaacaaaaaccgGAATCCAGTTCTTCTCAAAGACCTGTTCTTCCAAAGTGTG GATCTTACCTCATCAGAGTGAAACCAGCTGGTCTTGCAGTGAGGTTCAAGGCTCGGGACCCGTCTGAGCCTTCACAGAACCAGGAGCACTCTGATGGCATTCTGCCAACTCCTTCATTAACCAAGAACCCAAGACTGGCCAATACTGGAGTCAAACCCCTAACCACAGGACAAGTCAATCGTCAAACAGGGGGGACGAGTCCCCTAACCACAGGACAAGTCAATCGTCAAACGGACCAAACTGGTTCTGATGCAAAATCATTGATCCACAGCACAGACTGTGGAGGTGAAGCCGGTCTGTATGGAACCAGTGTTCACCAAGGAATCATCAGAG GTGGGCGGCTCTGA